Proteins encoded in a region of the Capra hircus breed San Clemente chromosome 3, ASM170441v1, whole genome shotgun sequence genome:
- the ZNF697 gene encoding zinc finger protein 697 isoform X2 yields the protein MEQEDKQGVCEAQDSQDKGMGSDSESCEDREGDPDERGMGSNPQDEAPRGHSEERELMPNICTEGLLSEEDGVAGREEEDDPSGVAEMAMFPGLSESGSISRSPQEEEEEESAGENRLEEEEEQPPPAVLPWRRHLSLGSRHRGDKPAHRRFRRLHHPMSMDLGELDSLMASIMDAPTICPDCGESFSPGAAFLQHQRIHRLAEAAAAASLEPFGFAGECEAVVGMMGVGGGFGAGPALARPPREKPFRCGECGKGFSRNTYLTNHLRLHTGERPNLCADCGKSFSWRADLLKHRRLHTGEKPYPCPECGEAFSLSSHLLSHRRAHAAASGAGPAALRPFACGECGKGFVRRSHLANHQRIHTGEKPHGCGECGKRFSWRSDLVKHQRVHTGEKPYMCSECGETFSVSSHLFTHKRTHSGERPYVCRECGKGFGRNSHLVNHLRVHTGEKPFRCGQCEKRFSDFSTLTQHQRTHTGEKPYTCIECGKSFIQSSHLIRHRRIHTGNKPHKCAGCGKGFRYKTHLAQHQKLHLC from the exons ATGGAACAAGAAGACAAACAGGGTGTGTGTGAAGCCCAGGACTCACAAGACAAGGGCATGGGCTCTGATTCTGAGAGCTGTGAAGACAGGGAAGGGGACCCAGATGAAAGAGGAATGGGCTCCAACCCACAGGACGAAGCTCCAAGAGGACACTCAGAGGAGAGGGAGCTTATGCCGAATATCTGCACAG AGGGGCTGCTGAGCGAGGAAGACGGGGTTGCAGGCCGTGAGGAAGAGGATGACCCATCTGGCGTAGCTGAGATGGCCATGTTCCCAGGGCTGTCTGAGTCCGGCAGCATTTCCCGGAGTccccaggaagaagaggaagaggagagcgCTGGGGAGAACCGgctagaggaggaagaggagcagccGCCCCCTGCCGTGCTTCCCTGGAGGCGGCACCTCTCCCTGGGGAGTCGGCACCGGGGCGACAAGCCTGCCCACCGCCGCTTCCGCCGCCTCCACCACCCCATGTCCATGGACCTCGGGGAGCTCGACAGCCTGATGGCCAGCATCATGGACGCGCCCACCATCTGCCCCGACTGCGGGGAGAGCTTCAGCCCTGGCGCCGCCTTCCTGCAGCACCAGCGCATCCACCGCCTGGCCGAGGCCGCCGCGGCCGCCAGCCTGGAGCCCTTCGGCTTCGCTGGCGAGTGCGAAGCGGTGGTGGGGATGATGGGCGTGGGCGGGGGCTTCGGGGCAGGGCCCGCGCTGGCCCGGCCCCCGCGCGAGAAGCCCTTCCGCTGCGGGGAGTGCGGCAAGGGCTTCAGCCGCAACACCTACCTGACCAACCACCTGCGGCTGCACACAGGCGAGCGTCCCAACCTGTGCGCCGACTGCGGCAAGAGCTTCAGCTGGCGTGCCGACCTGCTCAAACACCGGCGGTTGcacacgggcgagaagccctACCCGTGCCCCGAGTGCGGCGAGGCCTTCAGCCTCAGCTCgcacctgctgagccaccggcGCGCGCACGCCGCGGCTAGTGGCGCGGGGCCGGCGGCGCTGCGGCCCTTCGCGTGCGGGGAGTGCGGCAAGGGCTTCGTGCGCCGCTCGCACCTGGCCAACCACCAGCGCATCCACACGGGCGAGAAGCCCCATGGCTGCGGCGAGTGCGGCAAGCGCTTCAGCTGGCGCTCGGACCTGGTGAAGCACCAGCGCGTGcacacgggcgagaagccctACATGTGTTCCGAGTGCGGGGAGACCTTCAGCGTCAGCTCGCACCTCTTCACGCACAAGCGCACGCACTCGGGCGAGCGGCCCTACGTGTGCCGCGAGTGCGGCAAGGGCTTCGGGCGCAACTCGCACCTGGTGAACCACCTGCGAGTGcacacgggcgagaagccctTCCGCTGCGGCCAGTGCGAGAAGCGCTTCAGCGACTTCTCCACGCTCACTCAGCACCAGCGCACGcacacgggcgagaagccctACACGTGCATCGAGTGCGGCAAGAGCTTCATCCAGAGCTCGCACCTTATCCGCCACCGCCGCATCCACACAGGCAACAAGCCGCACAAGTGCGCGGGCTGTGGCAAGGGCTTCCGCTACAAGACGCACCTGGCGCAGCATCAGAAGCTGCACCTGTGTTAG
- the ZNF697 gene encoding zinc finger protein 697 isoform X1, which produces MPTRAAVICHGTRDSLLRRYPWSPPSSCSSWMEQEDKQGVCEAQDSQDKGMGSDSESCEDREGDPDERGMGSNPQDEAPRGHSEERELMPNICTEGLLSEEDGVAGREEEDDPSGVAEMAMFPGLSESGSISRSPQEEEEEESAGENRLEEEEEQPPPAVLPWRRHLSLGSRHRGDKPAHRRFRRLHHPMSMDLGELDSLMASIMDAPTICPDCGESFSPGAAFLQHQRIHRLAEAAAAASLEPFGFAGECEAVVGMMGVGGGFGAGPALARPPREKPFRCGECGKGFSRNTYLTNHLRLHTGERPNLCADCGKSFSWRADLLKHRRLHTGEKPYPCPECGEAFSLSSHLLSHRRAHAAASGAGPAALRPFACGECGKGFVRRSHLANHQRIHTGEKPHGCGECGKRFSWRSDLVKHQRVHTGEKPYMCSECGETFSVSSHLFTHKRTHSGERPYVCRECGKGFGRNSHLVNHLRVHTGEKPFRCGQCEKRFSDFSTLTQHQRTHTGEKPYTCIECGKSFIQSSHLIRHRRIHTGNKPHKCAGCGKGFRYKTHLAQHQKLHLC; this is translated from the exons ATGCCAACAAGGGCTGCTGTCATTTGCCATGGGACTCGGGATTCTCTTTTGAGAAG GTATCCCTGGTCACCGCCCTCATCCTGTTCTTCCTGGATGGAACAAGAAGACAAACAGGGTGTGTGTGAAGCCCAGGACTCACAAGACAAGGGCATGGGCTCTGATTCTGAGAGCTGTGAAGACAGGGAAGGGGACCCAGATGAAAGAGGAATGGGCTCCAACCCACAGGACGAAGCTCCAAGAGGACACTCAGAGGAGAGGGAGCTTATGCCGAATATCTGCACAG AGGGGCTGCTGAGCGAGGAAGACGGGGTTGCAGGCCGTGAGGAAGAGGATGACCCATCTGGCGTAGCTGAGATGGCCATGTTCCCAGGGCTGTCTGAGTCCGGCAGCATTTCCCGGAGTccccaggaagaagaggaagaggagagcgCTGGGGAGAACCGgctagaggaggaagaggagcagccGCCCCCTGCCGTGCTTCCCTGGAGGCGGCACCTCTCCCTGGGGAGTCGGCACCGGGGCGACAAGCCTGCCCACCGCCGCTTCCGCCGCCTCCACCACCCCATGTCCATGGACCTCGGGGAGCTCGACAGCCTGATGGCCAGCATCATGGACGCGCCCACCATCTGCCCCGACTGCGGGGAGAGCTTCAGCCCTGGCGCCGCCTTCCTGCAGCACCAGCGCATCCACCGCCTGGCCGAGGCCGCCGCGGCCGCCAGCCTGGAGCCCTTCGGCTTCGCTGGCGAGTGCGAAGCGGTGGTGGGGATGATGGGCGTGGGCGGGGGCTTCGGGGCAGGGCCCGCGCTGGCCCGGCCCCCGCGCGAGAAGCCCTTCCGCTGCGGGGAGTGCGGCAAGGGCTTCAGCCGCAACACCTACCTGACCAACCACCTGCGGCTGCACACAGGCGAGCGTCCCAACCTGTGCGCCGACTGCGGCAAGAGCTTCAGCTGGCGTGCCGACCTGCTCAAACACCGGCGGTTGcacacgggcgagaagccctACCCGTGCCCCGAGTGCGGCGAGGCCTTCAGCCTCAGCTCgcacctgctgagccaccggcGCGCGCACGCCGCGGCTAGTGGCGCGGGGCCGGCGGCGCTGCGGCCCTTCGCGTGCGGGGAGTGCGGCAAGGGCTTCGTGCGCCGCTCGCACCTGGCCAACCACCAGCGCATCCACACGGGCGAGAAGCCCCATGGCTGCGGCGAGTGCGGCAAGCGCTTCAGCTGGCGCTCGGACCTGGTGAAGCACCAGCGCGTGcacacgggcgagaagccctACATGTGTTCCGAGTGCGGGGAGACCTTCAGCGTCAGCTCGCACCTCTTCACGCACAAGCGCACGCACTCGGGCGAGCGGCCCTACGTGTGCCGCGAGTGCGGCAAGGGCTTCGGGCGCAACTCGCACCTGGTGAACCACCTGCGAGTGcacacgggcgagaagccctTCCGCTGCGGCCAGTGCGAGAAGCGCTTCAGCGACTTCTCCACGCTCACTCAGCACCAGCGCACGcacacgggcgagaagccctACACGTGCATCGAGTGCGGCAAGAGCTTCATCCAGAGCTCGCACCTTATCCGCCACCGCCGCATCCACACAGGCAACAAGCCGCACAAGTGCGCGGGCTGTGGCAAGGGCTTCCGCTACAAGACGCACCTGGCGCAGCATCAGAAGCTGCACCTGTGTTAG